Proteins encoded in a region of the Streptococcus sanguinis genome:
- the dltB gene encoding D-alanyl-lipoteichoic acid biosynthesis protein DltB, whose translation MMDFLKQLPHLEPYGNPVYFVYIVLAVLPIFVGLFFKKRFPLYEALVSLVFIILMLTGPSLAQLCALLGYVIWQIVWVYSYKFYRRSRDSKWIFYLHTLLAVLPLVLVKVEPAISGHQSLFGFLGISYLTFRSVGMMIEMRDGVLTEFTLWEFLRFLLFMPTFSSGPIDRFKRFNEDYLNIPERDELLDMLEQSVKYIMLGFLYKFILAHIFGHLLLGHVKTYALYTGGFFNLGTLGVMYVFGLDLFFDFAGYSMFALAISNLMGIKSPINFDKPFLSRDLKEFWNRWHMSLSFWFRDFVFMRLVMVLMRNKVFKNRNTTSSVAYLINMLIMGFWHGVTWYYIAYGLFHGAGLVVNDAWLRKKKTLNKERKAKGLPPLPDNKWTQALGIVVTFHAVMFSFLIFSGFLNELWFKK comes from the coding sequence ATGATGGATTTCTTGAAACAGCTGCCTCACTTGGAACCCTACGGCAATCCAGTTTACTTTGTCTATATCGTTCTAGCAGTTCTGCCAATCTTTGTTGGACTTTTCTTTAAGAAACGTTTCCCCCTTTATGAAGCCTTGGTCAGTTTGGTCTTTATCATCCTGATGCTGACAGGTCCCAGTCTGGCGCAGCTTTGTGCTCTGCTGGGCTATGTTATCTGGCAGATAGTCTGGGTTTATTCATACAAGTTCTATCGCCGGTCGCGGGACAGCAAGTGGATCTTTTATCTGCATACCTTGCTGGCGGTTCTGCCGCTTGTGCTTGTCAAGGTAGAGCCCGCAATCAGCGGCCATCAATCTCTCTTTGGCTTTTTGGGGATTTCCTATCTGACCTTTCGCTCGGTAGGGATGATGATTGAGATGCGGGATGGAGTTTTGACAGAGTTCACACTCTGGGAGTTCCTGCGTTTCCTGCTCTTCATGCCGACCTTTTCGAGTGGCCCCATTGATCGTTTCAAGCGTTTCAATGAAGACTATTTGAACATTCCTGAGCGAGATGAGCTGCTGGATATGCTGGAGCAGTCTGTCAAGTATATCATGCTAGGTTTCCTTTATAAATTTATCCTGGCCCATATCTTTGGACATCTCTTGCTGGGGCATGTCAAGACCTATGCTCTCTATACCGGCGGTTTCTTTAATCTGGGAACTCTGGGCGTCATGTATGTCTTTGGTCTGGATCTCTTCTTTGACTTTGCCGGTTATTCGATGTTTGCGCTAGCTATTTCCAATCTCATGGGAATCAAGAGCCCTATCAACTTTGATAAGCCTTTTCTCTCACGCGATTTGAAAGAATTTTGGAATCGCTGGCACATGAGTCTGTCCTTTTGGTTCCGTGATTTTGTCTTTATGCGGTTGGTCATGGTGCTGATGCGCAATAAGGTCTTTAAAAACCGCAATACGACATCCAGTGTGGCCTATCTGATCAACATGCTGATTATGGGCTTCTGGCATGGCGTGACCTGGTACTATATCGCCTATGGTCTCTTTCATGGAGCTGGTCTGGTCGTCAATGATGCCTGGCTGCGCAAGAAGAAAACGCTAAACAAAGAGCGCAAGGCCAAAGGGCTTCCGCCTCTGCCAGACAATAAATGGACCCAAGCTTTGGGGATTGTGGTAACCTTTCACGCAGTCATGTTCTCATTTTTAATCTTTTCTGGATTTTTAAATGAGCTTTGGTTTAAAAAATAA
- a CDS encoding DUF4097 family beta strand repeat-containing protein, with translation MANIKLKKPLLSAAILACLFGGALTTIGSITGGVNDLVNSAKSKVKLTKKEESFSDLSSLNINLAARNLVISESPDDKAHLTYYQSDGNYQIDGSSLGKITTSSENGNLNIKEDGAGSFHISAGIRSLLSLFDQESQGKRTVQLSLPKGTKLETFSGSSSLGDVTLSNLSAKNADFSLSNGSLTVNDSQFASGKFKNSLGEITFNNSQISSGKIIDSSGTITLNNSQFASGEIANSLGDVNLNSSKISDSTLKTSSGSLNSERLELAGTISITDQLGDINLHLVSGSLSQLSFDLKTNLGEIDIPSGMNVEHTKGDELGDSAIRKVENPTTTLTASAQSGSIKLSE, from the coding sequence ATGGCTAACATCAAATTGAAAAAACCTCTTTTATCCGCAGCTATTCTAGCCTGTCTCTTTGGTGGAGCCTTGACAACTATCGGCTCCATTACAGGCGGTGTCAACGACTTGGTCAATTCTGCCAAAAGCAAGGTAAAACTAACGAAAAAAGAAGAAAGTTTCTCTGATCTTTCTTCCCTAAATATTAACTTAGCGGCTAGAAACCTCGTCATCAGTGAATCTCCTGATGACAAGGCTCACTTGACCTATTACCAAAGCGATGGTAACTATCAGATTGATGGAAGCTCGCTTGGAAAAATCACAACAAGTTCTGAAAACGGAAACTTAAACATCAAGGAAGATGGTGCAGGCTCCTTCCACATAAGCGCTGGCATCCGCTCCTTACTCAGCTTATTTGACCAAGAATCTCAGGGGAAGCGTACTGTGCAGCTTTCCCTGCCCAAGGGGACCAAGCTTGAGACATTCAGCGGCAGTTCGTCATTAGGAGATGTTACGCTGTCCAATCTATCAGCCAAAAATGCTGACTTCTCTCTATCCAATGGCTCGTTGACTGTGAATGATAGCCAATTCGCATCTGGTAAATTTAAGAACTCTCTGGGAGAGATTACCTTCAATAACAGTCAGATTAGCTCTGGAAAAATCATTGATTCTTCGGGTACCATCACTCTGAACAACAGCCAGTTCGCATCGGGCGAAATAGCAAACTCTCTGGGAGATGTCAACCTAAACTCGAGCAAAATCTCCGACAGCACTCTGAAAACCTCAAGCGGCTCACTGAACTCCGAACGATTGGAATTAGCTGGTACAATCTCTATCACTGACCAATTGGGCGATATTAATCTGCATCTGGTTTCTGGCAGTTTGTCGCAGCTATCCTTTGATCTGAAAACGAATCTAGGTGAAATTGACATCCCTAGTGGTATGAATGTAGAGCACACCAAAGGCGATGAACTTGGCGACTCTGCCATCCGTAAAGTCGAAAATCCGACAACTACACTTACTGCCAGCGCCCAAAGCGGTAGCATTAAGCTCAGCGAATAA
- the dltC gene encoding D-alanine--poly(phosphoribitol) ligase subunit DltC yields MDIKAEVIEIIEELFMEDVSDMMDEDLFDAGVLDSMGTVELIVELENRFDIRVPVSEFGRDDWNTANKIVEGVTELRNA; encoded by the coding sequence ATGGATATAAAAGCAGAAGTAATTGAAATTATTGAAGAACTATTTATGGAAGATGTGTCAGACATGATGGACGAGGATTTGTTTGACGCTGGTGTCCTAGACAGTATGGGAACGGTCGAGCTGATTGTTGAGCTGGAAAACCGTTTTGACATCCGCGTGCCAGTGTCAGAGTTTGGCCGCGATGACTGGAACACAGCCAACAAAATCGTTGAAGGCGTAACGGAGCTTCGCAATGCTTAA
- a CDS encoding S66 family peptidase, with protein sequence MKKLTPGMHIRVVSPSSSIEHIGGFEANLAAKERLEKLGFTVSFSEHYLENDMLGSASIESRVADIHAAFSDDSVDAILATIGGFNCNELLPYLDFELIARNPKIFCGYSDTTALLNAIYSKTGMKTYMEPSYSSFKMEALQDYQTESWLKAVSQTSYELTPSEKWGDNAWYLPDAPLTFHETEWKVYHHGQAQATAIGGNLSTFSLLRGTPYAPTDENYVLFIEEAEEDNYVEFERNLAALLQAYPNPQALLIGRFPKECEMTEELLLYILDKHPILKQIPVLYDLDFAHTQPLFTITIGSQVTVDTEKLSIRIDE encoded by the coding sequence ATGAAAAAACTCACACCTGGCATGCACATTCGGGTCGTCAGCCCTTCGTCGTCCATCGAACACATCGGTGGCTTTGAGGCCAATCTAGCCGCCAAGGAGCGCTTAGAAAAGTTAGGATTTACCGTGTCTTTTTCGGAACATTATCTGGAAAATGATATGTTAGGCTCTGCCTCCATCGAAAGCCGGGTGGCAGACATCCATGCTGCCTTTTCAGATGACTCCGTTGATGCTATTCTGGCCACCATCGGCGGTTTCAACTGCAATGAGCTCCTGCCCTATCTGGACTTTGAATTGATTGCTAGAAATCCTAAGATTTTCTGCGGCTACTCAGACACAACAGCCTTGCTCAACGCTATTTATAGCAAGACCGGCATGAAAACTTATATGGAACCGTCCTACTCTAGCTTTAAGATGGAAGCCTTACAGGACTATCAGACCGAGAGCTGGCTCAAGGCCGTCAGCCAGACTTCTTATGAATTGACTCCTAGTGAAAAATGGGGCGACAATGCTTGGTACCTGCCCGATGCCCCACTGACCTTCCATGAAACTGAGTGGAAAGTTTATCACCATGGGCAAGCCCAAGCCACTGCTATCGGCGGCAATCTCTCCACCTTCTCACTCCTGCGCGGCACGCCCTATGCCCCGACAGATGAAAACTATGTCCTTTTTATTGAGGAAGCCGAGGAAGATAATTATGTGGAGTTTGAACGCAATCTAGCTGCCCTCCTTCAGGCCTATCCTAACCCGCAGGCCCTTCTCATCGGCCGCTTTCCAAAAGAATGTGAGATGACAGAGGAGCTGCTCCTTTATATCTTGGACAAACATCCAATTCTCAAACAAATTCCTGTCCTCTACGACTTGGACTTTGCCCATACTCAGCCACTCTTTACCATTACCATCGGTTCTCAGGTGACCGTGGATA
- a CDS encoding DeoR/GlpR family DNA-binding transcription regulator, translating into MYQEQRLAEILELLAEKKQLSAKDMIEHFQVSKDTIRRDFSILSERRLVQRTHGGIIPLDTSRQIPSFNDRINQLSQEKKAIAQKAHGFLKPGQIAFFDVSTIVLHLAQRIKEPMTIYSHSLDNAIMLSTQDKVDFHLLGGKFYPKNRFYYALNEAELLQQISFDIAFIGAASVSDGLVSFEDKADAHLKKLALKHAKTKILLAEQDKWQKESKYILGPVSDFDYWITDQEPSPEVQKLLGDKVKIIY; encoded by the coding sequence ATGTATCAAGAACAACGCTTAGCTGAAATTTTAGAGCTCTTGGCTGAGAAAAAACAGCTGTCAGCCAAGGATATGATTGAGCATTTTCAGGTTTCTAAAGATACTATTCGGCGAGATTTTTCGATTTTGAGCGAGCGTAGGCTTGTGCAGCGCACCCACGGAGGCATTATCCCGCTGGATACTAGCCGGCAAATCCCGTCCTTTAACGACCGTATCAACCAACTAAGTCAAGAAAAAAAGGCTATTGCTCAGAAGGCTCATGGCTTTCTCAAGCCGGGGCAGATTGCTTTCTTTGATGTCTCAACCATCGTTCTCCATCTGGCTCAGCGCATCAAGGAGCCTATGACAATCTACTCTCATTCTCTGGATAATGCAATCATGCTGAGCACTCAGGACAAAGTGGACTTTCACCTCTTAGGCGGAAAATTTTATCCTAAAAACCGATTCTACTACGCGCTCAATGAAGCAGAGCTGCTGCAGCAAATTTCCTTTGACATTGCCTTTATCGGTGCAGCTAGTGTCTCTGATGGTCTAGTCAGCTTCGAAGACAAGGCCGATGCTCACCTGAAAAAACTGGCTTTGAAGCACGCCAAGACTAAAATCCTGCTGGCCGAGCAAGACAAATGGCAGAAAGAGTCTAAGTACATACTAGGTCCTGTCAGCGACTTTGACTACTGGATCACGGACCAAGAGCCCAGCCCTGAAGTCCAAAAACTGCTTGGAGACAAGGTTAAAATAATTTATTAA
- a CDS encoding N-acetyltransferase, translating to MKIRLSQTEDIPAIMAIYDVARQFMKDQGNPTQWDGGYPSVGLIEEDIVAGHSFVVEEDGQLVGTFAFIIGEDPTYQVIEKGAWHFTEPYGTIHRIASNGQVRGLSRQVFDFCCQQIPYLRIDTHADNQAMQAAVLNYGFSECGIIYVADGSSRLAYDYHQ from the coding sequence ATGAAGATTCGTTTGTCCCAAACAGAAGATATCCCAGCCATTATGGCGATTTATGATGTGGCCCGTCAGTTCATGAAAGACCAGGGCAATCCGACTCAGTGGGATGGAGGCTATCCCAGCGTGGGCTTGATTGAGGAAGATATTGTGGCTGGCCACTCCTTTGTTGTCGAGGAAGATGGGCAGCTAGTTGGCACCTTTGCTTTTATCATTGGAGAAGACCCGACCTATCAGGTCATCGAAAAGGGAGCCTGGCATTTTACGGAGCCTTACGGCACCATTCACCGCATCGCTTCGAACGGGCAAGTCAGAGGTCTATCCCGTCAGGTCTTTGATTTTTGCTGCCAGCAGATTCCCTATTTGCGAATCGATACCCATGCGGACAATCAGGCTATGCAGGCAGCAGTGCTGAACTACGGCTTTAGTGAGTGCGGCATTATTTATGTGGCAGACGGCAGTTCTCGCCTGGCTTATGATTATCATCAATAA
- a CDS encoding Cof-type HAD-IIB family hydrolase, with translation MTKQAIRLIISDIDGTILDDQHQVDPKLKDMIPLLNREKIPFVLASARSPLGMEPIARELGLGDNPLACYNGALVIKGDPQAYETIIEHPLDKEEIRTFLELVKAEFPSVSINLYSGKDWIADRLDKWVQIEAAITGEQPMIQNVLMPVLDAQMPVHKLLLIDKAPIIQKLHDYLQTLDFPKTAFYLSKDNYMEVTAKHVSKEQALYEIAQHYQVPLEQVMTIGDNFNDLPMLQLAGLGVAMGNAPEAVKTKAKTVTKSNNEHGVAEALKKYVLI, from the coding sequence ATGACAAAACAAGCGATTCGCCTGATTATTAGCGACATTGACGGCACCATTTTGGACGATCAGCACCAAGTGGATCCTAAGCTCAAGGATATGATTCCTCTACTAAACCGAGAAAAAATCCCTTTCGTCCTCGCTTCCGCACGTTCTCCTCTTGGTATGGAGCCGATTGCGCGTGAGCTGGGACTGGGAGATAATCCGCTGGCCTGCTACAATGGCGCTCTAGTCATCAAGGGCGACCCACAAGCTTACGAGACCATTATCGAGCACCCTCTGGATAAGGAAGAAATCCGTACTTTTCTGGAGCTAGTCAAGGCTGAATTTCCTAGCGTGTCCATCAATCTCTATTCCGGCAAGGATTGGATTGCCGATCGTTTGGATAAGTGGGTACAGATAGAGGCAGCTATTACAGGGGAGCAGCCGATGATTCAGAATGTACTAATGCCAGTACTAGATGCGCAAATGCCCGTCCACAAGCTACTTCTTATCGATAAAGCGCCTATCATCCAGAAACTCCATGACTACTTGCAGACCTTGGACTTTCCCAAGACAGCCTTTTATCTCTCTAAGGACAACTACATGGAAGTCACGGCCAAACATGTCTCCAAGGAGCAAGCCCTGTACGAAATTGCCCAGCACTACCAAGTGCCTCTAGAGCAGGTCATGACAATCGGAGACAACTTCAATGACCTTCCTATGCTGCAACTAGCTGGACTCGGAGTCGCTATGGGCAATGCCCCTGAAGCAGTCAAAACCAAGGCAAAAACCGTCACCAAAAGCAACAATGAGCACGGGGTCGCAGAAGCTTTAAAAAAGTATGTTTTGATATAA
- a CDS encoding PadR family transcriptional regulator, whose protein sequence is MSFPTSSALIEFLILAILEKDDSYGYEISQTIKLIANIKESTLYPILKKLEQNDCLTTYSQEYQGRKRKYYSLTAYGHEHLLTLKEEWQTYTTTISGIIEGSIRHDKNRVSS, encoded by the coding sequence ATGTCTTTCCCCACATCATCGGCTTTGATTGAGTTTCTCATCTTAGCCATCCTTGAAAAAGACGATTCCTACGGTTATGAAATCAGCCAAACGATTAAGCTGATTGCCAATATCAAAGAATCAACACTTTACCCTATTCTGAAGAAGCTGGAGCAAAATGACTGCCTCACGACTTATTCGCAGGAGTACCAAGGACGAAAACGAAAATACTATTCACTCACTGCCTACGGGCATGAACATCTACTCACTCTAAAAGAAGAGTGGCAAACTTATACTACGACCATCAGCGGTATCATAGAAGGGAGCATCCGTCATGACAAGAACCGAGTATCTAGCTGA
- the dltD gene encoding D-alanyl-lipoteichoic acid biosynthesis protein DltD, with translation MLKRLWLILGPVFCAMVMVALLFFFYPLDKKHDIEAEKRSAVTLTAENFKSRSKKVTALTDKKMRFVPFFGSSEWLRFDSMHPAVLAEKYDRSYRPYFLGQRGAASFNQYFGMQQMSSELEGQTAVYVVSPQWFTKTGYDASAFQQYFNSDQLTAYLSQQQGDAAAQYAAQRLLQLYPDVAMAESVQKLSEGKKLSSFEERHIEMMAHLNERQDAFFSNFAALNNENYDQRILPYMADLPDTFSYKALEEIATAEAKKKTNNNQFGIDNQFYKTRLAGKVAKLRGFQTKQSYEKSPEYNDLQLVLDQFAKSKTNVIFIIPPVNSKWMEYTGLSPEMYQRTVAKIRYQLESQGFTNIADFSKDGDKPYFMQDTIHMGWNGWLAFDKAVDPFVANPQPAPNYQMNDRFFSKEWSQYTGKPEEFK, from the coding sequence ATGCTTAAACGACTCTGGCTGATTCTGGGGCCTGTTTTCTGCGCCATGGTCATGGTTGCCCTGCTCTTTTTCTTCTATCCGCTTGATAAAAAGCATGATATAGAAGCAGAGAAGCGCTCGGCAGTGACCCTGACAGCAGAAAATTTCAAGAGCCGCAGTAAGAAGGTGACAGCTTTGACCGATAAGAAGATGCGCTTTGTGCCCTTCTTTGGATCTAGCGAATGGCTGCGCTTTGATAGCATGCATCCGGCAGTGCTGGCTGAGAAATATGACCGCTCCTACCGTCCCTATTTTCTAGGACAGCGCGGGGCAGCATCATTTAATCAGTACTTTGGTATGCAGCAGATGTCCTCTGAGTTGGAGGGACAAACGGCGGTTTATGTGGTGTCGCCCCAGTGGTTTACCAAGACCGGCTATGATGCTTCGGCCTTTCAGCAGTACTTCAACAGCGATCAGCTGACGGCTTATCTGTCTCAGCAGCAGGGAGATGCGGCGGCACAATATGCAGCCCAGCGCCTCCTTCAGCTCTATCCAGATGTTGCTATGGCAGAGAGCGTCCAGAAGCTGTCTGAAGGTAAAAAGCTGAGCAGCTTTGAAGAGCGCCATATTGAGATGATGGCTCATCTTAATGAGCGCCAAGATGCTTTTTTTAGCAACTTTGCTGCCCTTAATAATGAAAATTATGACCAGCGAATTTTGCCTTATATGGCGGATCTGCCAGATACCTTCTCCTATAAAGCTTTGGAAGAGATTGCCACGGCAGAAGCCAAGAAGAAGACCAATAACAACCAATTCGGCATAGACAATCAATTTTACAAGACCCGTCTGGCCGGCAAGGTTGCTAAGCTCAGAGGTTTTCAAACCAAGCAATCTTATGAAAAATCCCCTGAGTACAACGACTTGCAGCTGGTTCTGGACCAGTTCGCCAAGTCAAAGACCAATGTCATCTTCATCATTCCACCGGTCAATTCTAAGTGGATGGAGTATACAGGTCTCAGTCCTGAAATGTACCAGCGGACGGTGGCTAAGATTCGCTACCAGCTGGAAAGTCAGGGTTTTACCAACATTGCTGACTTTTCTAAGGACGGCGACAAGCCTTACTTCATGCAGGATACTATTCACATGGGCTGGAATGGCTGGCTGGCCTTTGACAAGGCGGTTGATCCTTTTGTAGCCAATCCACAGCCGGCGCCAAACTACCAGATGAATGACCGCTTCTTCAGCAAGGAATGGTCTCAGTATACTGGCAAACCAGAAGAATTCAAATAA
- a CDS encoding DUF1700 domain-containing protein translates to MTRTEYLAELEKYLKKLPRKDYQEAMDYFTEYFDEVGPEGEETAIAELGSPKEAAHEIMLNLLDKKVEEDNQDSSSSKNTKNIVQIAILSILAAPLAIPLFIVAALLTFVFFLLVFIFALVMAIGAFAFFIFGISLIWDTLTVGLTTSIPAFLFTLGLSVLALGLSGIFYAGISPVTQFGKAGFVKLAQLFAKKGARHG, encoded by the coding sequence ATGACAAGAACCGAGTATCTAGCTGAGCTAGAAAAATATCTGAAAAAACTGCCACGCAAGGACTATCAGGAAGCTATGGATTACTTCACTGAATACTTCGACGAGGTAGGCCCAGAGGGCGAGGAAACCGCTATTGCTGAGCTAGGCAGCCCAAAGGAAGCGGCCCACGAGATTATGTTGAATCTTTTGGACAAAAAAGTCGAGGAAGATAATCAAGACAGCAGTTCATCAAAAAACACTAAGAACATCGTCCAGATTGCTATCCTATCCATTTTGGCAGCACCTTTGGCTATTCCACTCTTTATAGTAGCAGCACTTTTGACTTTCGTTTTCTTCCTCTTAGTCTTTATCTTTGCTCTAGTCATGGCTATAGGTGCCTTTGCCTTCTTTATTTTTGGAATCAGCCTGATCTGGGACACTTTGACAGTAGGACTGACGACATCGATCCCGGCCTTCCTGTTCACTCTGGGGCTCAGTGTTCTAGCTCTGGGACTGTCCGGCATCTTCTACGCAGGCATTTCTCCTGTTACTCAGTTTGGCAAGGCTGGCTTTGTCAAACTAGCTCAACTTTTCGCAAAGAAAGGAGCACGTCATGGCTAA
- the dltA gene encoding D-alanine--poly(phosphoribitol) ligase subunit DltA has product MSNKVIHDMIEAIEHFAQVQPDFPVYDILGQVHTYGDLKKDSDSLAAHIDRLGLPDKSPVVVFGGQEYEMLATFVALTKSGHAYIPIDSHSALERVAAIVEVAEPSLIIAINDFPLANVAAPIFSAEQVQTAFREGASYELSHPVQGDDNYYIIFTSGTTGKPKGVQISHNNLLSFTNWMITDKEFATPARPQMLAQPPYSFDLSVMYWAPTLALGGTLFALPSAVTQDFKQLFETILSLPIAIWTSTPSFADMALLSDDFNSQKLPQLTHFYFDGEELTVKTAQKLRDRFPQARIINAYGPTEATVALSAVAVTDEMLQNCKRLPIGYTKADSPTFVIDEEGQKVPNGQQGEIIVCGPAVSKGYLNNPEKTAEAFFKFEGLPAYHTGDVGSMTDEGLLLYGGRMDFQIKFNGFRIELEDVSQNLNKSKYVESAVAVPRYNKDHKVQNLLAYVILKDGVAEQFEREIDITKAIKEDLQDIMMSYMMPSKFLYRETLPLTPNGKIDIKGLISEVNKR; this is encoded by the coding sequence ATGTCAAATAAAGTGATACATGATATGATTGAAGCGATTGAGCATTTTGCTCAGGTGCAGCCGGATTTTCCGGTCTATGATATTTTAGGTCAAGTTCATACTTATGGCGATTTAAAGAAGGATTCCGATTCGTTGGCGGCTCATATTGACCGTTTGGGACTTCCTGACAAGTCTCCGGTTGTGGTCTTTGGCGGTCAGGAATACGAAATGCTGGCTACTTTTGTGGCCTTGACCAAGTCTGGTCATGCCTACATTCCTATTGACAGCCACTCAGCCTTGGAGCGCGTGGCAGCGATTGTGGAAGTTGCTGAGCCAAGTTTGATTATTGCCATCAATGATTTTCCGCTGGCAAATGTAGCAGCGCCTATTTTTAGTGCGGAGCAAGTTCAGACAGCCTTCAGAGAGGGAGCGTCCTATGAACTGAGCCATCCGGTGCAAGGAGATGATAATTATTACATTATTTTCACATCGGGAACGACTGGTAAACCTAAGGGAGTGCAGATTTCTCACAATAATTTGCTCAGCTTTACGAATTGGATGATTACAGATAAGGAGTTTGCGACTCCGGCTCGTCCTCAAATGTTGGCTCAGCCGCCTTATTCTTTTGACTTGTCAGTCATGTACTGGGCGCCGACTTTGGCCTTAGGAGGGACTCTTTTTGCCCTACCTTCGGCTGTGACTCAGGATTTCAAGCAGCTGTTTGAGACGATTCTCAGTCTGCCTATTGCTATCTGGACTTCGACACCTTCCTTCGCGGATATGGCCTTGCTGTCGGATGACTTTAACAGCCAGAAGCTACCTCAGCTGACACATTTCTATTTTGACGGCGAGGAGTTGACAGTCAAGACAGCTCAGAAGCTGCGCGATCGCTTCCCTCAAGCTCGCATTATCAATGCCTATGGTCCGACTGAGGCAACAGTGGCCCTGTCTGCAGTAGCAGTGACAGATGAGATGCTGCAAAATTGCAAGCGCCTGCCGATTGGCTATACCAAGGCGGACTCTCCTACCTTTGTCATTGATGAAGAGGGACAGAAGGTACCGAATGGCCAGCAGGGAGAAATCATCGTCTGCGGTCCAGCAGTATCTAAGGGCTATCTGAATAATCCTGAGAAGACAGCGGAGGCTTTCTTTAAATTTGAAGGTCTGCCAGCCTATCATACGGGAGATGTCGGCTCAATGACAGATGAAGGTCTGCTGCTCTACGGTGGCCGGATGGACTTCCAGATCAAGTTTAATGGTTTCCGTATTGAGCTGGAGGATGTGTCTCAGAACCTGAACAAATCGAAATACGTTGAATCTGCAGTGGCTGTGCCCCGCTACAACAAGGACCACAAGGTTCAAAATCTGCTGGCCTATGTCATTCTCAAAGACGGTGTGGCTGAGCAGTTTGAGCGAGAAATCGATATTACCAAGGCAATCAAGGAAGATCTGCAGGATATCATGATGTCCTATATGATGCCGTCCAAGTTCCTCTATCGAGAGACCCTGCCTCTGACTCCAAATGGCAAGATTGACATCAAGGGGCTGATTAGCGAGGTCAATAAGCGATGA
- a CDS encoding teichoic acid D-Ala incorporation-associated protein DltX translates to MKKHQTLYKFLGQTLLYFVIFLALLYFFSYLGQGQGGFIYNEF, encoded by the coding sequence ATGAAAAAACATCAAACCCTATATAAATTTTTGGGCCAAACCCTACTATATTTTGTTATCTTTCTGGCCTTACTTTATTTCTTTAGCTATCTGGGTCAGGGTCAGGGTGGCTTTATCTATAATGAATTTTAA
- a CDS encoding DNA-3-methyladenine glycosylase, with amino-acid sequence MLSRNFQKLIETDTVAAARALLGMQLILNGQKLGRIVETEAYLGSQDSACHSARGRRSPKNESMYLPAGHWYVYQIHGHQMLNLVTKAENVAEAVLIRALELPDGRLLANGPGKLTKYAGIDKRFDGQSLATSSLQLAYDLTPNQIASRPRIGVTCTDAWREERLGFYVAGNRHVSKMPKRGLLDDEDTWKKE; translated from the coding sequence ATGTTATCAAGAAATTTTCAGAAACTAATCGAGACAGACACAGTTGCAGCAGCGCGAGCTTTGCTAGGTATGCAGCTGATTCTAAATGGCCAGAAGTTAGGCCGGATTGTCGAAACAGAAGCCTATCTAGGAAGTCAGGACAGCGCCTGTCATTCAGCTAGAGGGCGCCGCTCCCCTAAGAATGAATCCATGTATCTGCCAGCTGGTCACTGGTATGTCTATCAGATTCATGGTCATCAGATGCTGAATCTGGTGACCAAGGCTGAAAATGTGGCCGAAGCCGTACTGATTCGAGCCTTGGAGCTGCCGGATGGCCGTCTTTTAGCTAATGGTCCTGGTAAGCTAACCAAGTACGCTGGGATTGATAAGCGTTTTGATGGACAAAGTTTAGCGACCTCCAGTCTGCAATTAGCCTATGACCTGACTCCGAATCAGATTGCTAGCCGTCCGCGGATTGGCGTGACCTGCACAGATGCCTGGCGGGAGGAGCGCTTGGGCTTTTATGTGGCCGGCAATCGTCATGTCTCGAAAATGCCCAAGCGAGGCCTGCTGGATGATGAGGACACCTGGAAGAAGGAGTAA